In Phragmites australis chromosome 16, lpPhrAust1.1, whole genome shotgun sequence, one DNA window encodes the following:
- the LOC133895469 gene encoding membrane protein of ER body-like protein isoform X2 produces the protein MMEVEKPWFMEEVEILEAEQEDNAAAAGGLQTRERKKKPMDLGLSQSGHASNGDEEEEEHKSVFFDPTKVSDNVTEVSAEKEVTEAAQFGGKKENENETSSAEGKELEKQEKSNVQETNHKSSNGKLENGSRSNGVNEASSSRETVTIEDGEAGLKPIAAIGDSASSLANLSVAVDISSGCMNRTEVHEIEVEKDEHVTKGKLSIEEYDLEKILDEQETHDLYCPNCNSCITRRVILRKRKRTVRQAIRDEPPKKPQLAEPSANVSKQSAAERHDQESPDVFRCLSCFTFFIPTGCGFNIFRIFERRDVNQQVQVQQSSASREMSDNCGSWLVSCFQTVDSPKKPADADPAKQPLLSGSQSTIDNISSVEDITSSAHSHATTGNTEQSKKPLPAGSSSIVETTTAKNEEIKQSFGEFHATTSSSVTVHTSSSTTRQISSWQSETGFMQTEGRHMVIVQQDGAHQEHIPLSKPAVNPVTDSIHMDLKEDIQENTTAASESNSFFSQEFFDSEVKVPTAIPTKVSTEVDNLTGAKPTSVIPQPVQPEVPPHIAFSVPYADVPVTPVPVSAQRDQWDILKAIVYGGLVESIMSLSVVSAAAASGTKTLDIFILGIANLLGGLPIIFHNIADLRNLGDVNENNEQLGQYWLQLGRRSKYQLHMFIAILSYIMFGLLPPVIYGLSFRESDNRENKMMVVAAATLACVALLAIGKAHVKRPRTYITTLLYYLSTGLSASGLSYVAGVLITRLLAHFGLIDQGGSAPPSLLFPNAVGAGPSAWASY, from the exons ATGATGGAGGTGGAGAAGCCGTGGTTCATGGAGGAAGTGGAGATCTTGGAGGCGGAGCAGGAAgacaacgccgccgccgccgggggcCTGCAGacaagggagaggaagaagaagcctatGGACCTTGGCCTATCTCAATCTGGGCATGCCAGTAAtggagatgaggaggaggaggagcacaagaGTGTCTTCTTCGATCCAACCAAAG TTTCTGATAATGTCACTGAAGTAAGTGCTGAAAAAGAAGTCACAGAAGCAGCACAATTCGGGGgtaaaaaggaaaatgaaaatgaaactTCAAGTGCAGAAGGCAAAGAGCTTGAGAAACAGGAAAAATCCAATGTTCAAGAAACGAATCACAAGTCAAGTAATGGTAAGTTGGAAAATGGGTCACGCTCAAATGGTGTGAATGAAGCCTCCAGCAGCCGAGAAACTGTGACTATTGAAGATGGAGAAGCAGGGCTCAAACCGATTGCAGCCATTGGCGATAGCGCAAGCAGCTTGGCAAACTTGAGTGTTGCTGTTGACATTTCCAGTGGCTGCATGAATAGAACTGAAGTTCATGAAATTGAAGTTGAGAAGGATGAACATGTCACAAAGGGCAAATTGAGCATCGAAGAGTACGATCTTGAGAAAATCCTGGATGAACAAGAAACTCATGACCTGTACTGTCCCAACTGCAACTCGTGCATAACTCGAAGGGTGATTCTGCGGAAGAGAAAGAGGACAGTAAGACAAGCAATACGCGATGAACCACCCAAAAAACCACAGCTTGCAGAGCCTTCTGCTAACGTTTCAAAGCAAAGTGCAGCTGAAAGACATGATCAAGAGTCACCGGACGTATTCAGATGTTTGTCATGCTTCACCTTCTTCATTCCAACAG GCTGTGGTTTTAACATATTCCGTATATTTGAAAGGAGGGACGTGAACCAACAAGTTCAGGTTCAGCAATCGTCTGCTTcacgtgagatgtctgacaattgTGGAAGCTGGCTTGTTTCTTGTTTCCAGACAGTAGATAGTCCAAAGAAACCAGCTGATGCAG ATCCAGCAAAGCAGCCACTATTAAGTGGCTCACAGAGCACCATTGATAATATTTCATCAGTTGAAGACATCACATCATCTGCGCATAGTCATGCCACAACTGGAAATACAGAACAATCGAAGAAACCACTACCAGCTGGATCATCTTCCATAGTCGAAACCACCACCGCAAAGAATGAAGAAATTAAACAATCATTTGGTGAATTCCATGCAACCACATCTTCTTCAGTAACAGTCCACACATCATCGTCTACTACCAGACAAATCAGCTCTTGGCAGAGCGAAACAG GATTCATGCAGACGGAGGGAAGACATATGGTAATTGTGCAGCAAGACGGAGCACACCAAGAACATATTCCCCTCTCAAAGCCTGCTGTTAATCCTGTGACTGATTCCATTCACATGGATCTCAAAGAAG ATATTCAAGAAAACACAACAGCAGCCTCTGAGAGCAACTCATTTTTCAGCCAAGAATTTTTTGACTCTGAAGTTAAAGTCCCAACTGCAATCCCGACAAAAGTTTCAACAG AAGTTGACAATCTGACGGGTGCAAAACCAACTTCAGTTATTCCTCAACCAGTTCAGCCTGAAGTTCCACCTCATATAGCATTTTCGGTCCCTTATGCTGATGTACCGGTGACACCAGTTCCAGTATCAGCTCAAAGGGATCAATGGGATATACTGAAAGCCATAGTGTATGGCGGCCTAGTTGAATCAATCATGAGCCTCTCTGTCGTATCAGCGGCAGCAGCAAGTGGCACCAAGACAT TGGACATATTCATTTTGGGCATAGCAAACCTTCTCGGTGGACTTCCTATCATTTTCCACAAT ATTGCTGATCTGAGAAATCTGGGAGATGTGAATGAAAACAATGAGCAACTCGGACAGTACTGGTTGCAACTTGGAAGGCGATCAAAGTATCAGCTCCACATGTTCATAGCCATACTGTCATATATCATGTTCGGCCTGCTACCACCGGTCATCTACGGGTTATCATTCAGGGAGAGCGACAACAGGGAGAACAAGATGATGGTGGTTGCCGCTGCAACTCTTGCGTGCGTTGCGCTGCTAGCAATCGGGAAGGCACATGTGAAGAGACCCAGGACATACATCACAACGCTCCTCTACTACCTGTCCACCGGTTTGAGCGCTTCTGGGCTGTCGTACGTCGCAGGCGTGCTGATCACAAGGCTTCTGGCACATTTTGGTCTGATTGATCAAGGTGGATCGGCTCCTCCAAGTCTGTTGTTCCCTAACGCAGTGGGCGCAGGGCCATCCGCCTGGGCTTCATACTGA
- the LOC133895469 gene encoding membrane protein of ER body-like protein isoform X1, with translation MMEVEKPWFMEEVEILEAEQEDNAAAAGGLQTRERKKKPMDLGLSQSGHASNGDEEEEEHKSVFFDPTKGLWKCRHCDWTYRLSSPCTDDILSHQGQIARNLELLIQNEPFYNSSDKVSDNVTEVSAEKEVTEAAQFGGKKENENETSSAEGKELEKQEKSNVQETNHKSSNGKLENGSRSNGVNEASSSRETVTIEDGEAGLKPIAAIGDSASSLANLSVAVDISSGCMNRTEVHEIEVEKDEHVTKGKLSIEEYDLEKILDEQETHDLYCPNCNSCITRRVILRKRKRTVRQAIRDEPPKKPQLAEPSANVSKQSAAERHDQESPDVFRCLSCFTFFIPTGCGFNIFRIFERRDVNQQVQVQQSSASREMSDNCGSWLVSCFQTVDSPKKPADADPAKQPLLSGSQSTIDNISSVEDITSSAHSHATTGNTEQSKKPLPAGSSSIVETTTAKNEEIKQSFGEFHATTSSSVTVHTSSSTTRQISSWQSETGFMQTEGRHMVIVQQDGAHQEHIPLSKPAVNPVTDSIHMDLKEDIQENTTAASESNSFFSQEFFDSEVKVPTAIPTKVSTEVDNLTGAKPTSVIPQPVQPEVPPHIAFSVPYADVPVTPVPVSAQRDQWDILKAIVYGGLVESIMSLSVVSAAAASGTKTLDIFILGIANLLGGLPIIFHNIADLRNLGDVNENNEQLGQYWLQLGRRSKYQLHMFIAILSYIMFGLLPPVIYGLSFRESDNRENKMMVVAAATLACVALLAIGKAHVKRPRTYITTLLYYLSTGLSASGLSYVAGVLITRLLAHFGLIDQGGSAPPSLLFPNAVGAGPSAWASY, from the exons ATGATGGAGGTGGAGAAGCCGTGGTTCATGGAGGAAGTGGAGATCTTGGAGGCGGAGCAGGAAgacaacgccgccgccgccgggggcCTGCAGacaagggagaggaagaagaagcctatGGACCTTGGCCTATCTCAATCTGGGCATGCCAGTAAtggagatgaggaggaggaggagcacaagaGTGTCTTCTTCGATCCAACCAAAG GTCTATGGAAGTGCCGGCACTGTGATTGGACATACCGTTTGAGTAGTCCATGCACAGATGATATCCTGAGCCATCAAGGCCAAATTGCGAGGAATCTGGAATTGTTAATTCAGAACGAACCATTTTATAATTCGTCAGACAAAG TTTCTGATAATGTCACTGAAGTAAGTGCTGAAAAAGAAGTCACAGAAGCAGCACAATTCGGGGgtaaaaaggaaaatgaaaatgaaactTCAAGTGCAGAAGGCAAAGAGCTTGAGAAACAGGAAAAATCCAATGTTCAAGAAACGAATCACAAGTCAAGTAATGGTAAGTTGGAAAATGGGTCACGCTCAAATGGTGTGAATGAAGCCTCCAGCAGCCGAGAAACTGTGACTATTGAAGATGGAGAAGCAGGGCTCAAACCGATTGCAGCCATTGGCGATAGCGCAAGCAGCTTGGCAAACTTGAGTGTTGCTGTTGACATTTCCAGTGGCTGCATGAATAGAACTGAAGTTCATGAAATTGAAGTTGAGAAGGATGAACATGTCACAAAGGGCAAATTGAGCATCGAAGAGTACGATCTTGAGAAAATCCTGGATGAACAAGAAACTCATGACCTGTACTGTCCCAACTGCAACTCGTGCATAACTCGAAGGGTGATTCTGCGGAAGAGAAAGAGGACAGTAAGACAAGCAATACGCGATGAACCACCCAAAAAACCACAGCTTGCAGAGCCTTCTGCTAACGTTTCAAAGCAAAGTGCAGCTGAAAGACATGATCAAGAGTCACCGGACGTATTCAGATGTTTGTCATGCTTCACCTTCTTCATTCCAACAG GCTGTGGTTTTAACATATTCCGTATATTTGAAAGGAGGGACGTGAACCAACAAGTTCAGGTTCAGCAATCGTCTGCTTcacgtgagatgtctgacaattgTGGAAGCTGGCTTGTTTCTTGTTTCCAGACAGTAGATAGTCCAAAGAAACCAGCTGATGCAG ATCCAGCAAAGCAGCCACTATTAAGTGGCTCACAGAGCACCATTGATAATATTTCATCAGTTGAAGACATCACATCATCTGCGCATAGTCATGCCACAACTGGAAATACAGAACAATCGAAGAAACCACTACCAGCTGGATCATCTTCCATAGTCGAAACCACCACCGCAAAGAATGAAGAAATTAAACAATCATTTGGTGAATTCCATGCAACCACATCTTCTTCAGTAACAGTCCACACATCATCGTCTACTACCAGACAAATCAGCTCTTGGCAGAGCGAAACAG GATTCATGCAGACGGAGGGAAGACATATGGTAATTGTGCAGCAAGACGGAGCACACCAAGAACATATTCCCCTCTCAAAGCCTGCTGTTAATCCTGTGACTGATTCCATTCACATGGATCTCAAAGAAG ATATTCAAGAAAACACAACAGCAGCCTCTGAGAGCAACTCATTTTTCAGCCAAGAATTTTTTGACTCTGAAGTTAAAGTCCCAACTGCAATCCCGACAAAAGTTTCAACAG AAGTTGACAATCTGACGGGTGCAAAACCAACTTCAGTTATTCCTCAACCAGTTCAGCCTGAAGTTCCACCTCATATAGCATTTTCGGTCCCTTATGCTGATGTACCGGTGACACCAGTTCCAGTATCAGCTCAAAGGGATCAATGGGATATACTGAAAGCCATAGTGTATGGCGGCCTAGTTGAATCAATCATGAGCCTCTCTGTCGTATCAGCGGCAGCAGCAAGTGGCACCAAGACAT TGGACATATTCATTTTGGGCATAGCAAACCTTCTCGGTGGACTTCCTATCATTTTCCACAAT ATTGCTGATCTGAGAAATCTGGGAGATGTGAATGAAAACAATGAGCAACTCGGACAGTACTGGTTGCAACTTGGAAGGCGATCAAAGTATCAGCTCCACATGTTCATAGCCATACTGTCATATATCATGTTCGGCCTGCTACCACCGGTCATCTACGGGTTATCATTCAGGGAGAGCGACAACAGGGAGAACAAGATGATGGTGGTTGCCGCTGCAACTCTTGCGTGCGTTGCGCTGCTAGCAATCGGGAAGGCACATGTGAAGAGACCCAGGACATACATCACAACGCTCCTCTACTACCTGTCCACCGGTTTGAGCGCTTCTGGGCTGTCGTACGTCGCAGGCGTGCTGATCACAAGGCTTCTGGCACATTTTGGTCTGATTGATCAAGGTGGATCGGCTCCTCCAAGTCTGTTGTTCCCTAACGCAGTGGGCGCAGGGCCATCCGCCTGGGCTTCATACTGA